One Actinomycetota bacterium DNA window includes the following coding sequences:
- a CDS encoding SDR family oxidoreductase — MPAPVMAITGASSGIGAAVARAAVADGWRVVIAARRRELLDALSAELGGASVALPVTCDVTEWDQVQAMADAATEEFGRIDAVLANAGFGAKRGFHAESPEFWRQMILTNVYGAAITLRACIPALRESRGHALLMGSISGRQVGSGSLYSSSKWAVTAMAEAARKDLHGTGVRVTLIAPGIVETAFYDDPPGGEPLVPDDVARAVMFAVSQPPHVSINEVYMRPTEQEF; from the coding sequence GTGCCCGCGCCCGTCATGGCGATTACCGGGGCGTCCAGCGGCATCGGCGCGGCGGTGGCCCGCGCTGCGGTGGCCGATGGCTGGCGGGTGGTCATCGCGGCGCGCCGGCGTGAGTTGCTCGATGCCCTCTCGGCTGAGCTCGGCGGCGCATCGGTGGCCCTGCCAGTCACCTGCGACGTGACCGAGTGGGATCAGGTGCAGGCGATGGCCGATGCCGCGACGGAGGAGTTCGGGCGAATCGATGCCGTTCTGGCCAACGCCGGGTTCGGCGCCAAGCGCGGGTTCCACGCCGAGAGCCCGGAGTTCTGGCGGCAGATGATCCTCACCAACGTCTACGGCGCGGCAATCACGCTGCGCGCGTGCATCCCGGCCCTGCGCGAGTCGCGCGGGCACGCGCTGCTCATGGGCTCGATATCCGGTCGCCAGGTGGGCAGCGGATCCCTGTACTCGTCGAGCAAGTGGGCGGTCACCGCGATGGCCGAGGCCGCCCGCAAGGACCTGCACGGCACGGGCGTGCGCGTCACCCTCATCGCGCCGGGCATCGTGGAGACGGCCTTCTATGACGATCCGCCCGGCGGCGAGCCGCTGGTGCCGGATGATGTCGCGCGCGCCGTGATGTTCGCGGTGTCGCAGCCTCCGCACGTGAGCATCAACGAGGTGTACATGCGGCCCACCGAGCAGGAGTTCTAG